A window of the Pseudomonadales bacterium genome harbors these coding sequences:
- a CDS encoding TonB-dependent receptor encodes MNIDNESDNGLKGPANSLPALFGGFPISGVDIGTIAEMETDSYSIFGQIEYDLNEELTLITGLRLMREDKDYEMNQLFFASLGTDQVNNGPVLFPARPAPFKDDSSDDLWAGKIQLDWRPTDDLLIYAGINRGVKAGSFNAPIAGGLPFPDSTLPYEEEILTSFEVGFKATIFDGLARFNGTAFYYDYKDYQAFLFTGVSGVVVNADAENKGVELELQMSPGEGWDILLSAAWLDATVEDVPLRIGTPIPPKDRNPTYAPEVQATALVRYQWSALGGTMAIQGDVTYSDEFFYNLRNFDADKFDSYTISNARLSWMDGEENWEVALIARNLTDERAGNIGFDLATLCGCNEVTYRDPRYYGLNVKYSF; translated from the coding sequence CTGAATATCGATAACGAATCGGACAACGGCTTAAAAGGGCCAGCAAATAGCCTACCCGCATTGTTTGGAGGTTTTCCTATAAGTGGTGTTGATATCGGTACAATCGCCGAAATGGAAACCGACTCCTATTCAATTTTTGGTCAGATTGAATATGACCTGAATGAAGAACTGACGTTGATTACCGGTTTGCGTCTAATGCGTGAAGATAAAGATTATGAAATGAATCAGTTGTTTTTCGCGTCTCTGGGAACAGATCAGGTAAATAACGGACCGGTCTTATTTCCGGCGCGACCCGCACCCTTCAAGGATGATTCCAGCGATGATTTATGGGCGGGAAAGATTCAATTAGACTGGCGGCCGACCGATGATTTACTGATTTATGCCGGCATCAACCGTGGAGTGAAAGCAGGCAGTTTTAATGCTCCGATAGCAGGTGGTTTACCTTTTCCGGATAGCACTCTACCGTACGAAGAAGAGATTTTGACCTCCTTTGAAGTTGGCTTTAAAGCAACTATTTTTGATGGACTTGCACGCTTTAACGGCACGGCATTCTACTATGATTACAAAGACTACCAAGCCTTTTTGTTTACAGGCGTGAGTGGCGTGGTGGTAAATGCTGATGCTGAGAATAAAGGGGTTGAACTGGAACTTCAGATGTCACCGGGTGAAGGCTGGGATATTCTTCTCAGTGCTGCATGGTTAGATGCAACGGTAGAAGATGTTCCCTTGCGTATCGGAACGCCGATACCACCCAAAGATCGTAATCCCACCTATGCACCTGAAGTTCAGGCTACGGCGTTGGTTCGTTATCAGTGGAGTGCTTTGGGTGGCACAATGGCTATTCAGGGTGATGTAACATACTCTGATGAGTTCTTCTACAACCTACGTAATTTCGACGCTGATAAATTTGACAGCTATACTATTTCGAATGCGCGTCTTAGCTGGATGGATGGCGAAGAAAACTGGGAAGTGGCACTTATAGCTAGAAACTTAACGGATGAACGCGCCGGTAATATCGGCTTCGATCTAGCAACTTTGTGTGGTTGCAATGAAGTCACTTATCGCGACCCTCGCTATTATGGCCTGAATGTGAAGTACAGCTTCTAA
- a CDS encoding DUF1329 domain-containing protein: MLFKSMRKSAFYVGFGVCLASLTFGAQAKELPEGTVISKANLDNIYEDTFEGHKIKDLLTERTEMWVRDYGLTLELEHSNELEFDPKLAEATQANVGKTSLSADNKLEGYVAGVPFPNQDVSVEDQSCGWKLAYNNYMANPVRGDDWIATGEVFIQDKERGNIDRFLAHNGVMRWEGRVRGEQRLPGRDNEHLRFLLVLTEPYDIAGIGVFTRQYNDASADDGYVYVRSLRRVRRTAGGKSWVDPQPKMDLLNDDSGGVTGYPGFYKAWKCVEKRHILAVVNAPDGNYLKKGKIDNIVNVDEAPHWNPIATKWQPREVFVIEGTPPDYHPYSKKVLYMDADYPFYYQGEFYDKKGDFWKIWQTRFYPYWRGDCNSAPGLGEMNSLAIDFQVERATYIHQYFNGHNCLSPQFMEPSILQKAASGAMQAELDDMTAAYKKRSLLPQHKARAEAWLNANR; this comes from the coding sequence AATATTTACGAGGATACCTTTGAAGGACACAAGATCAAGGATCTGCTGACGGAACGGACCGAGATGTGGGTGCGAGACTATGGCCTGACCCTAGAACTTGAGCACAGTAACGAATTGGAGTTTGACCCAAAACTGGCTGAAGCTACCCAGGCGAATGTTGGCAAGACAAGCTTGAGTGCCGACAATAAACTGGAGGGCTATGTTGCAGGCGTACCATTCCCGAATCAGGATGTCAGTGTTGAAGATCAGAGCTGTGGATGGAAGCTCGCCTATAACAACTATATGGCTAACCCTGTTCGCGGCGATGACTGGATTGCTACAGGCGAAGTATTCATTCAGGACAAGGAACGCGGGAATATCGACAGATTCCTGGCGCATAATGGTGTAATGCGTTGGGAAGGCCGTGTTCGCGGTGAGCAGAGATTGCCGGGACGCGATAATGAGCATTTGCGCTTTCTGTTGGTGCTGACCGAGCCCTACGATATCGCCGGTATCGGGGTATTTACACGTCAATACAATGATGCCTCGGCGGATGATGGCTATGTCTATGTTCGCTCGTTGCGTCGCGTACGGCGTACGGCGGGAGGCAAGTCCTGGGTTGATCCGCAGCCCAAGATGGACCTGCTCAACGATGACAGCGGTGGTGTAACAGGTTACCCTGGTTTCTACAAGGCGTGGAAGTGTGTAGAGAAGCGCCATATTCTAGCGGTGGTCAATGCGCCAGATGGAAATTATCTGAAAAAGGGTAAGATTGACAACATTGTTAATGTCGATGAGGCACCACACTGGAATCCGATCGCTACCAAGTGGCAACCACGCGAAGTGTTTGTGATTGAGGGAACGCCTCCGGATTATCACCCCTATAGCAAGAAGGTGTTGTACATGGATGCCGATTACCCCTTTTACTACCAGGGTGAATTCTATGATAAAAAGGGTGATTTTTGGAAAATATGGCAAACGCGTTTCTATCCCTATTGGCGAGGCGACTGCAACAGCGCACCGGGTCTCGGTGAGATGAATAGTCTGGCGATTGACTTTCAGGTGGAGCGTGCGACATATATTCATCAGTACTTCAATGGGCACAACTGTCTGTCCCCGCAGTTTATGGAGCCGTCAATTCTACAGAAGGCCGCCAGTGGTGCGATGCAGGCAGAGCTGGACGATATGACGGCAGCTTATAAGAAACGATCACTCCTGCCTCAACATAAGGCGCGGGCAGAAGCCTGGTTGAACGCTAACCGTTAG
- a CDS encoding transposase, with translation MQPVPLSKDGDARWVKKAGRFYLGYKLHASSDEEGYIETVHVTAANAHESRHLAPLLDEATPGTQVLADKGYASAAKRDELADRGLGDGIMHKAVRGKPLTTAQQQANRAIKAKRWVIEQSFGTLKRRFRFCKANYFGREKVLGQSYLKAMCLNLLKASNKVCYG, from the coding sequence GTGCAACCGGTCCCCTTGAGCAAAGATGGCGATGCTCGGTGGGTTAAGAAGGCGGGTCGTTTTTATCTAGGCTATAAACTCCACGCCAGCAGTGATGAGGAAGGGTATATAGAGACGGTGCATGTGACGGCAGCCAATGCGCATGAGAGTCGGCACCTGGCACCGTTACTGGATGAGGCAACACCAGGCACACAGGTATTGGCTGACAAGGGGTATGCCAGTGCGGCGAAGCGGGATGAGTTGGCTGATCGAGGATTAGGTGATGGGATTATGCATAAGGCGGTGAGAGGCAAGCCGCTCACGACGGCGCAACAACAAGCGAATCGAGCGATTAAAGCAAAACGCTGGGTGATTGAACAAAGCTTTGGCACCTTAAAGCGGCGCTTCCGGTTCTGCAAAGCCAACTATTTTGGGCGGGAAAAAGTGTTGGGGCAAAGTTATCTGAAAGCGATGTGCCTGAACTTACTCAAGGCCAGTAATAAGGTGTGTTATGGCTGA